One Gossypium hirsutum isolate 1008001.06 chromosome A11, Gossypium_hirsutum_v2.1, whole genome shotgun sequence genomic window carries:
- the LOC107923515 gene encoding CLAVATA3/ESR (CLE)-related protein 12, producing the protein MAIKVSTQYLFTTLLSLSLLLLFFGCSTSFADDVNNGRTTSSNRKILAATKFDFTPFLHHHHNHHRWHRPRHVPVDNIRRPEPSGDEIDPRYGVEKRLVPTGPNPLHH; encoded by the coding sequence ATGGCCATCAAAGTTAGCACCCAATACCTTTTCACCACCCTTCTTTCCCTCTCCTTATTGCTTTTATTCTTCGGCTGCTCCACTTCGTTCGCCGATGACGTTAATAACGGCCGCACCACTTCGAGCAACCGGAAAATTTTGGCGGCTACCAAATTCGACTTCACCCcatttctacatcatcatcacaaTCATCATCGATGGCATCGTCCGAGACACGTTCCGGTTGACAACATCCGACGACCCGAACCTTCCGGTGACGAGATTGATCCGCGTTACGGCGTCGAGAAACGGCTTGTTCCGACGGGTCCAAACCCATTGCACCATTGA